A part of Helicobacter fennelliae genomic DNA contains:
- a CDS encoding FAD-dependent oxidoreductase, producing the protein MNKLNHTKKSESKSPKVLIIGAGPAGLSAGRILSQNGYEVEVFECEENVGGMSKSFNLFGQIVDIGPHRFFSKDKRLNDFWHSHTNGAFVSVNRLTRIFYNKKFFYYPLRGFDALFKLGFVESSLCVLSYIKAKISPFQGNSFESWVANAFGYRLYSIFFKSYTQKLWGIPCNELDSDFAAQRIKGLNLYEALKSAFFGDKNKKHKTLVDSFSYPNLGCGVVYENMAQEIRNANGTIHTNIKVLGIKTKDKKAIGITTDKGDFEGDIVISSAPFNDMVCSLDEIDTQIKQLASELRFRNTILVYLEVQNPSQKSANAESKDFTQKKSLLFRDNWIYVHSDDVSTGRITNFANWSEGITCGKDNAILCLEYWANDDEKLWNLDKEKLSAIAINDMLTSGLIKDKSQIKQSFVLKIHKSYPIYKRGYKVDLERIYSALDEFRDLYFIGRNGSFKYNNQDHSILMGLLCADKILGKLDSTLWHINTDYDYQEGKVETEISAKSSTNA; encoded by the coding sequence ATGAATAAACTAAATCACACCAAAAAATCAGAATCTAAATCACCAAAAGTGCTTATAATTGGTGCAGGACCAGCAGGGCTAAGTGCGGGCAGAATCCTATCTCAAAACGGCTATGAGGTTGAGGTGTTTGAATGTGAAGAAAATGTCGGCGGTATGAGTAAGAGCTTTAATCTTTTTGGGCAGATTGTTGATATTGGACCACATCGATTTTTTAGTAAAGATAAGCGACTTAATGACTTTTGGCATTCGCATACAAATGGTGCTTTTGTCTCTGTCAATCGCTTGACGCGTATTTTTTATAATAAAAAATTTTTCTATTATCCATTGCGCGGGTTTGATGCACTTTTTAAGCTTGGATTTGTAGAATCTAGCCTGTGTGTCTTAAGCTATATCAAAGCCAAAATCTCTCCATTTCAAGGCAATAGCTTTGAATCATGGGTTGCTAATGCGTTTGGCTATCGCTTATATAGCATATTTTTTAAATCCTACACACAAAAACTTTGGGGGATACCATGCAATGAGCTAGATTCTGACTTTGCCGCACAACGAATCAAAGGGCTTAATCTATATGAAGCACTCAAATCTGCATTCTTTGGCGATAAAAACAAAAAGCATAAAACCTTAGTTGATAGCTTTAGCTATCCAAATCTTGGCTGTGGGGTTGTGTATGAAAATATGGCACAAGAAATCCGCAATGCAAATGGCACAATCCATACAAATATCAAGGTGCTTGGCATAAAAACAAAAGATAAAAAAGCCATAGGGATCACTACTGATAAGGGCGACTTTGAAGGAGACATCGTGATCTCTAGTGCGCCATTTAATGACATGGTCTGCTCGCTAGATGAAATAGATACGCAGATAAAGCAGCTCGCTTCAGAGCTTAGATTCCGCAATACGATATTAGTCTATCTTGAAGTGCAAAACCCTAGCCAAAAAAGCGCAAATGCAGAATCTAAAGATTTTACACAGAAGAAATCATTGCTCTTTAGGGATAATTGGATTTATGTGCATTCTGATGATGTAAGCACTGGGCGCATTACAAATTTTGCGAATTGGAGCGAGGGCATTACTTGTGGCAAAGATAATGCGATATTGTGTTTGGAGTATTGGGCAAATGATGATGAGAAATTATGGAATCTAGATAAAGAGAAGCTCTCTGCTATCGCGATAAATGATATGCTTACAAGCGGACTTATCAAAGACAAATCACAAATCAAACAAAGCTTTGTGCTTAAAATCCACAAAAGCTATCCTATATATAAAAGAGGCTATAAAGTCGATTTGGAGCGCATTTATAGCGCACTTGATGAGTTTAGGGATTTGTATTTTATCGGGCGCAATGGAAGTTTTAAGTATAACAATCAAGACCATAGCATTCTTATGGGGCTTTTGTGTGCAGATAAGATTCTAGGTAAGCTTGATTCTACACTTTGGCATATCAATACAGACTATGACTATCAAGAGGGCAAAGTAGAAACAGAAATAAGCGCAAAATCAAGCACAAATGCGTGA
- the galE gene encoding UDP-glucose 4-epimerase GalE — MSAIQNPPASPSSLNTFIQADLSDKMALAKVFAEHKIDSVLHFAAFAYVGESVVDPAKYYRNNVANTLNLLEVMREFEVQNIIFSSTCATYGNPLHSPITESHPQNPINPYGQSKLMVEKILCDFALAYGLKYVILRYFNAAGASTFFDIGESHNPETHLIPLVIQTALGQREFVSVFGADYLTKDGSCVRDFIHIDDLAMAHILALLYLRDNGKSNVFNLGNGSGFSVFEVLSCMQEIIGEAIPKVVESRRAGDPAILVGDSTKARNILGWNPQFCDLRAILQSALMWHKNARY; from the coding sequence ATATCAGCCATACAAAATCCTCCAGCTTCACCCTCATCTTTAAATACCTTTATCCAAGCAGATTTATCTGACAAGATGGCTTTAGCCAAAGTGTTTGCAGAGCATAAAATAGATTCTGTCTTGCATTTTGCAGCTTTTGCGTATGTCGGTGAAAGTGTGGTAGATCCGGCAAAATATTATCGTAACAATGTCGCTAACACGCTCAATCTTCTTGAAGTGATGAGAGAGTTTGAAGTCCAAAATATCATTTTTAGCTCAACTTGCGCAACTTATGGTAATCCCCTGCATTCGCCAATCACAGAATCTCACCCTCAAAATCCTATCAATCCTTACGGACAATCAAAGCTTATGGTCGAAAAAATCTTGTGTGATTTTGCGCTTGCGTATGGGCTAAAGTATGTGATTTTGCGCTATTTCAATGCAGCTGGTGCAAGCACATTTTTTGACATTGGAGAATCTCACAATCCAGAAACCCACCTTATTCCGCTTGTTATCCAAACGGCTTTGGGGCAGCGCGAGTTTGTGAGTGTGTTTGGGGCGGATTATCTGACAAAAGATGGCTCATGTGTTCGAGATTTTATCCATATTGATGATTTGGCGATGGCACATATTTTGGCACTGCTTTATCTGCGCGACAATGGCAAGAGTAATGTGTTTAATCTTGGCAATGGTAGCGGATTCTCGGTATTTGAGGTGCTTAGTTGTATGCAGGAAATAATAGGAGAGGCTATTCCAAAAGTCGTAGAATCTAGGCGTGCAGGCGATCCAGCTATTCTTGTTGGCGATAGCACAAAGGCTAGAAATATTCTTGGTTGGAATCCGCAATTTTGCGATTTGAGAGCGATTTTGCAAAGTGCGTTGATGTGGCATAAAAATGCGCGTTATTAA
- a CDS encoding NAD-dependent epimerase/dehydratase family protein, with amino-acid sequence MKKILLTGGAGYIGSHTNALLNALGFETIVIDNLSLGHKESLDFSVVVGGGGKIYL; translated from the coding sequence ATGAAAAAAATCCTCCTTACAGGTGGTGCAGGCTATATCGGCTCGCACACAAACGCGCTATTAAATGCGCTAGGATTTGAGACAATAGTTATAGATAATCTTAGTCTTGGACATAAAGAATCGCTCGATTTTAGCGTTGTTGTCGGGGGGGGGGGCAAAATCTATCTCTAA
- a CDS encoding glycosyltransferase family 39 protein — translation MTTKIQDYFIGLALASLSVIVCVSKMYWGHDWGGDFSGYIAQAISITTHSAQHYIADNTQIISQTDGIYGPYAYPWGFPILLAFMYKLFGFNFYAFKSVGVICFGIFVLLFYVFCRKYIARKYAFCATLLFALNPSLTMSASNSVLSDIPFLCVGFGTLLALGSLFGSHKIGSHTHSKMIQKVTEKANIVGGGGQNITL, via the coding sequence ATGACTACAAAAATACAAGACTATTTCATCGGGTTAGCCCTTGCCTCACTAAGCGTGATTGTTTGCGTAAGCAAAATGTATTGGGGGCATGATTGGGGTGGAGATTTTTCAGGCTACATCGCGCAAGCTATCAGCATAACTACGCATTCAGCACAGCACTACATCGCGGATAATACTCAAATCATATCGCAAACTGACGGAATCTATGGACCTTATGCGTATCCTTGGGGGTTTCCGATATTGCTTGCATTTATGTATAAGCTATTTGGGTTTAATTTTTATGCGTTTAAAAGTGTTGGCGTGATATGTTTTGGGATTTTTGTTTTGCTTTTTTATGTGTTTTGTCGTAAATACATCGCTAGAAAATACGCGTTTTGTGCGACTTTGCTTTTTGCGCTTAATCCAAGTCTCACGATGAGTGCGAGCAATAGTGTGCTTTCAGATATTCCATTTTTGTGCGTTGGGTTTGGAACGTTGCTTGCACTTGGAAGTCTTTTTGGGTCGCATAAAATTGGATCACATACACATTCTAAAATGATTCAAAAAGTTACAGAAAAAGCCAATATTGTCGGGGGGGGGGGGCAAAATATAACCTTATAA